GAAATCAAGGTTAGATAGTGGGTGAGCTTTGGTTGAGTAGACACCTACGAGGGTACCATTTTTAGTTTTGGCGGTCACACCTTGCAAGTCACCAGCAACAAAGGCCAACAAGTAAGAAGACATGCGAGGTGTTGTCTCAAACTTCCAGATGGCTGTTTCCTTACGGTTTTCAACATCAATTTCTGGCATGTTTGACAAGGCCATTTCACCTTCTGCTTGGTCAAAACGTAGAGAAAGGTCAAAAGTTGCTTTGGCTTCAGGCTCATCCACACATGGGAAGGCTTCGCGCGCGAAATGACTCTCGAACTGGGTAGACAAGACCTCCTTCTTGACACCATCAACTGTGTAATAAGAAGGGTAAATCCCTGTCATGTTGTCTGTGATTTTACCAGAAAAGTCAAGAACCACTTCAACTTTGCCAGCCTCAGCTAATTCGATATGAAGGGCTTCATTGTCATGATCAACTGTAAATGGACGAGCTTGACCCGCAACTTCTACAGAAGTGATTTCCAAGTCTTTTTGGTGAAGGGAAATACGGTCACTCTGTGCTTGACCAGTAATGGTCACCTTCCCAGAAAAGGCCTTGGTCTCACGACTCAAGTCTAAAAATAAATCATAGTGTTCAGGAACAAATTGGGTAATAAAATGTTCAACTGCTTGCATAGTTTTCTCCTATTCTAAGTTTAAGAGTTTTACTCTTCTTCAAACAAACTTATTATATCATGTTTTGATTAAGAAAAAAGGATTGGACGGCGATTTCCAAAACTTTCTTCCTTCTATCTGTCTACAGAGGATAGACCTTGCGAAATTCTTCCAAAACGACCTTGCTGTCAGGTGTAAAAGTCAGTCCGGCTTCCCTCATCCACTCGGTGAAAAAGTCCTCATGAACCTGACGCCAATAGGCTAAAGATTTGTCTCCCTCACCTTCCTTGTAGGCATGGTCAGCAGAAACTTGATGAAAGGGCTGAACGGAAACCTTGGTAATTTCGACAATGCAGACAGCCTGATCTTGACTGTCTAAAATGACGTCAAAGGTTCCCTCTTTTGGAAGAGGTTCGTCTTCTAGTGAGTAGAGGTCATAGGCTGAGGCTGTTGCTGTCTTTTCGCCTTTTAAAACCAAATCTGCCAAGAGATCTGCTTCCACTCCAAAAGCCCAGGCATCTATCTCATCTCCGATAGAGGGGTTGATTAGCTTGTAGTCATTCCACATTTCTTGCGGTGTCATTTGTTCTCCTTATCTTGTAATTCTGTTACTTCGTCCCTAAAAAAGAGCTTGCGATTACTCAATTCCATCCTCTTTGTTATACTCTATCATGCATTTTACAGCATATTCTACCCATTCCCAAAAATCGTTAAATTCTTTTCGTTGCTTCCATCCTTCGGCAGCAAAATCATGAATGAGTTGAACCTTATTGCCCTTTCCTATTTCAAAACAAG
This Streptococcus oralis DNA region includes the following protein-coding sequences:
- a CDS encoding ASCH domain-containing protein; amino-acid sequence: MTPQEMWNDYKLINPSIGDEIDAWAFGVEADLLADLVLKGEKTATASAYDLYSLEDEPLPKEGTFDVILDSQDQAVCIVEITKVSVQPFHQVSADHAYKEGEGDKSLAYWRQVHEDFFTEWMREAGLTFTPDSKVVLEEFRKVYPL